TGGCACCGAGCATGGCCGCCAGTGCGGTCAGCGCAATCGGCTTGGCCCGCACGGCGGCTGACTGGACGACCGCTTCGCGGAAGGGCATGCCGGCTGCCACCTGCAGCTTGATGAAATCGACGAGCAGGATGGAGTTGCGGACGATGATGCCGGCCAGCGCGATCATGCCGATCATCGAGGTAGCGGTAAATTGCGAACCGAACAAGGCATGACCGGGCATCACGCCGATGATGGTCAGGGGAATCGGCGCCATGATGATGAGTGGCACCAGGTAGCTACCAAAGTGAGCCACCACCAACAGGTAGATGAGGATAAGGCCAACGGCATAGGCCAGCCCCATGTCGCGGAAGGTTTCGTAAGTCACCTTCCATTCACCGTCCCATTTGACACTGTAGCCAGCGTACGGGTCGTTGGGCTGGCGGATGAACCATTCGCCCAGCGTCCCACCCTCCTTGAGCGCCATGCCGTTGATCTGGCGACGAATATCGAACATGCCGTAGAGGGGTGAATCGAGTTTGCCGCCCATGTCGCCGACAACATAGACGACCGGCAGGAGGTCCTTGTGATAAATGGCCTTCTCGCGCGCCACATCGCGTACCTCAACCAGCTCCGAGACCGGTACCAGTTGGCCGTCGCGCGAGCGAACGCGCAATTTGAGCAGGGCATCAAGGGTGGACTGTTTTTCCGCGGGCAGCGTGACGCGCACCGGGATTTCGAACTTCGATTCGGTATTGCGGGCTGGCGTCACATCCTGCCCGGCCAGCCCCATGCCAACCACCTCGACGATGTCGCTCTGTGCCACCCCGAGTTGCGCCGCCTTGCCCTGGAGCACATGCAGCACGACCTTGCGGGCATCAGCTTCGACATAGTCATCTACCGCGACAATATCCGGCGTCGTGGCAAAGACCTGCCGCACCTGCTTGCCGACGCTCATCTGCCCCTTCATGTCCGGGCCGTAAATCTCGGCGACGATGGGCGACATGACCGGCGGCCCGGGCGGCACTTCGACCACCTTGGCCACCCCGCCATTCTTCTGGCCAATGGCCTCGACGCGATCCCGCAGGGAAACGGCAATCTCGTGACTCTGGCGCGAACGGTGGTGCTTGTCGGCCAGATTGACCTGGATGTCGCCTTTTTCCGGTGCGGCACGCAGGTAATACTGGCGAACCAGACCGTTGAAATTGATCGGGCTGGCCGTACCGGCATACGCCTGATAGTTCGTCACATCCTTCTCGAGGGCCAGTTCGCCGCCGATTTCATGCAGGACACGCGCCGTTTCTTCGACCGGCGTTCCCACCGGCATGTCAAGAATGACCTGGAATTCACTCTTGTTATCAAATGGCAGCATCTTGAGAACAACGAGCTGGAAGTAGGCCAGCGACACTGAGCCAAGAATGAGCAGAACCACGGCAATGGCCAGCTTGACCCGCGCCGCTGCACCGCCCACCGGATCGAGGAAGGGCGTCAGCAATTTGCGGAAGGTTTGGTCAAGACGGGCATCGAGGCTGGATGGCTGGGCACCATCGCCATGCCCGTGCGACTTCATCAGCCGCGCCGCGAGCCAGGGCGTGACAACGAAAGCGACAGCCAGGGAAATGGCCATGCCCATCGACGAGTTGATCGGGATCGGACTCATGTACGGCCCCATCAGGCCGGACACAAATGCCATCGGGAGCAGTGCCGCGATAACCGTCAATGTCGCCAGGATAGTCGGGCCGCCAACCTCGTCGACGGCAGGCGGAATGATCTCGAACAAATTCTTTTCGGGATACAAGGCCTGCCAGCGATGGATATTCTCGACCACGACAATGGCGTCATCGACCAGGATGCCGATGGAAAAAATCAGCGCGAACAGCGAAACCCGGTTGAGCGTAAAACCCCAGGCCCAGGAGGCAAACAGCGTGGCGGC
The DNA window shown above is from Dechloromonas sp. HYN0024 and carries:
- a CDS encoding efflux RND transporter permease subunit, producing the protein MRHETSSLGISGRIAAAFQNSRMTPLLALVAFLLGVFATLVTPREEEPQIDVTMADVMIAFPGASAKDVESLVARPGEQVLSRMHGVEHVYSASRPGMAVITVQFEVGVKYNDAVLRLYDTVNSNSDWLPANLGVMTPVIKPRGIDDVPIVALTFWTKDPARSAYDLQQVSRATEIELKRIKGTRDIATIGGPDHAIRVLMDGERMNAFGVTPQDIAGALKVSNALQSSGSLTAGNREVLVQTGTYLESAADVKQLVVAVRGDAGERKPVYLSDVATVDDGPDQPRRYAWFGDQSGEFPAVTLQISKQPGVNAADVASAAISRINDLKNSVIPEGVEVTVTRNYGATATEKAQKLIGKLIFATAFVVLLVFFALGKREALIVGIAVTLTLAATLFASWAWGFTLNRVSLFALIFSIGILVDDAIVVVENIHRWQALYPEKNLFEIIPPAVDEVGGPTILATLTVIAALLPMAFVSGLMGPYMSPIPINSSMGMAISLAVAFVVTPWLAARLMKSHGHGDGAQPSSLDARLDQTFRKLLTPFLDPVGGAAARVKLAIAVVLLILGSVSLAYFQLVVLKMLPFDNKSEFQVILDMPVGTPVEETARVLHEIGGELALEKDVTNYQAYAGTASPINFNGLVRQYYLRAAPEKGDIQVNLADKHHRSRQSHEIAVSLRDRVEAIGQKNGGVAKVVEVPPGPPVMSPIVAEIYGPDMKGQMSVGKQVRQVFATTPDIVAVDDYVEADARKVVLHVLQGKAAQLGVAQSDIVEVVGMGLAGQDVTPARNTESKFEIPVRVTLPAEKQSTLDALLKLRVRSRDGQLVPVSELVEVRDVAREKAIYHKDLLPVVYVVGDMGGKLDSPLYGMFDIRRQINGMALKEGGTLGEWFIRQPNDPYAGYSVKWDGEWKVTYETFRDMGLAYAVGLILIYLLVVAHFGSYLVPLIIMAPIPLTIIGVMPGHALFGSQFTATSMIGMIALAGIIVRNSILLVDFIKLQVAAGMPFREAVVQSAAVRAKPIALTALAAMLGAMFILDDPIFNGLAISLIFGIMVSTLLTLVVIPVLYFSAFRKEHQQ